A window from Rhea pennata isolate bPtePen1 chromosome 1, bPtePen1.pri, whole genome shotgun sequence encodes these proteins:
- the IRS2 gene encoding insulin receptor substrate 2 isoform X2 codes for MASPAVLGLLPPVSPPAGPNLNNNNNNNNQSVRKCGYLRKQKHGHKRFFVLRGPGGGEEAAGARLEYYESEKKWRNKSGAPKRVIALDSCLNINKRADAKHKYLIALYTKDEYFAVAAENEQEQEGWYRALTDLLNEGKAACQGSPHRHLSSPFSASCSAAASSLAAAGEDLNYGLITPATAAYREVWQVTLKPKGLGQSKNLTGVHRLCLSARTIGFVRLNCELPSVTLQLMNIRRCGHSDSFFFMEVGRSAATGPGELWMQADDSVVAQNIHETILEAMKALKELSEFRPRSKSQSSSSSSSGGAAGPGGSGTSATHPITVPGRRHHHLVNLPPSQTGLLRRSRTDSLAAGTKGTPCRVRTASEGDGCRVGSAAGSPMSPGPVRTPLSRSHTLSSGGGRQAGKLLPALAGSGLPSSRSMSMPASHSPPSATSPISLSSSSGLGSEPPPLHHPQRPSSGSASISGSPSDAGFMSFDEYGSSPGGDLRPFSSSSTASNRSNTPESVAETPPVRDPGGGTDLYGYMAMERPPSGRLCYRPCPDAANKGHRKRTYSLTTPCRQRPAPPQVSSASLDEYTLMRATFTGSAGRLFPSCQAGASPKVTYTPYPEDYGDIEIGSHRSSGSSSTNLGPLVVGGGGGGGDDDGYMPMTPGVAAALGQGSRGGDDYMPMSPTSVSAPKQILQPRAGVGGGSPGNGSSYKTSSPGESSPDDSGYMRMWCGSKLSVESSDGRLSSGDYINMSPRDPQHGPQAPSLTPPDFFFAPSGHGASEPTKPGCYSYSSLPRSYKSQGLAKDSDQYVLMNSPGRMIPEEVVCGAGQSPAGTFAPSSHTVPSPLRHSRTESFLSQRCQRVVRPCRLSLETLRTLLPSMNEHPLPPEPKSPGEYINIDFGDAAVYSPPSLPADSPASSLGSGTGQRRSPLSDYMNIDFGSQSPSQSGTVSVGSLEALSPGSSSSTGQPDRRYLKAAVGVACLSSPSDGGDYTEMTFGMATTPPQPIIQKPESARVTSPTAGVKRLTLSGVEAFILSSPPPDPNRGAKVIRADPQGRRRHSSETFSSTTTVTPVSPSFAHNPKRHNSASVENVSLRKSEGLEEEQGSSPMCRETSAGFQNGLNYIAIDVVDGSLANCDKARSKARHVLNGGINGVETSAYASIDFLSHNLKEASAVKE; via the exons atGGCGAGCCCCGccgtgctggggctgctgccccCCGTGagcccccccgccggccccaacctcaacaacaacaacaacaacaacaaccagAGCGTGCGGAAGTGCGGCTACCTGCGCAAGCAGAAGCACGGCCACAAGCGCTTCTTCGTGCTgcgcggcccgggcggcggggaggaggcggcgggcgcccggctgGAGTACTACGAGAGCGAGAAGAAATGGAGGAACAAGTCCGGGGCGCCCAAGCGGGTCATCGCCCTCGACTCCTGCCTCAACATCAACAAGCGGGCGGACGCCAAGCACAAGTACCTGATCGCCCTCTACACCAAGGACGAGTACTTCGCCGTGGCGGCCGAGAAcgagcaggagcaggagggctggTACCGGGCTCTCACCGACCTGCTCAACGAGGGCAAGGCGGCCTGCCAGGGCTCCCCGCACCGCCACCTCTCCTCGCCCTTCTCCGCCTCCtgcagcgccgccgcctcctccctgGCCGCCGCCGGCGAGGACCTCAACTACGGGCTGATCACCCCGGCCACCGCCGCCTACCGGGAGGTCTGGCAGGTGACGCTGAAGCCCAAGGGCTTGGGGCAGAGCAAAAACCTCACCGGCGTCCACCGCCTGTGCCTCTCAGCCCGCACCATCGGCTTCGTGCGCCTCAACTGTGAGCTGCCCTCGGTCACGCTGCAGCTGATGAACATCCGCCGCTGCGGCCACTCTGACAGCTTCTTCTTCATGGAGGTGGGGCGCTCGGCGGCCACGGGGCCCGGCGAGCTCTGGATGCAGGCGGACGACTCGGTGGTTGCCCAGAACATCCATGAGACCATCCTGGAGGCCATGAAGGCGCTGAAGGAGCTGTCCGAGTTCCGGCCCCGCAGCAAGAGCCAGTCCtcgtcgtcctcctcctccgggggggccgccgggcccggcggcagcggcaccTCCGCCACCCACCCCATCACCGTGCCAggccgccgccaccaccacctGGTTAATCTGCCGCCCAGCCAGACCGGCTTGCTCCGCCGCTCCCGCACTGACAGCCTGGCGGCCGGCACCAAGGGCACGCCGTGCCGGGTGCGCACGGCCAGCGAGGGTGACGGCTGCCGGGTGGGCTCGGCAGCCGGCAGCCCCATGAGCCCCGGCCCCGTGCGCACCCCCCTCAGCCGCTCGCATACGCTTAGCAGCGGTGGCGGCAGGCAGGCGGGGAAGCTGCTGCCGGCGCTGGCCGGGAGCGGCCTGCCAAGCAGCCGCTCCATGTCCATGCCCGCCTCCCACTCACCCCCCTCCGCCACCAGCCccatcagcctctcctccaGCAGCGGCCTCGGCTCCGAGCCGCCCCCCCTGCACCACCCGCAGCGCCCATCCAGCGGCAGCGCCTCCATCTCCGGCTCCCCCAGCGATGCAGGCTTCATGTCCTTCGACGAGTACGGCTCCAGCCCCGGCGGCGACCTGCgacccttctcctcctcctccaccgccaGCAACCGCAGCAACACCCCCGAGTCGGTCGCTGAGACCCCCCCGGTGCGGGACCCTGGGGGTGGCACCGACCTCTACGGCTACATGGCAATGGAGCGGCCCCCGAGTGGCCGGCTCTGCTACCGGCCCTGCCCCGACGCCGCCAACAAGGGCCATCGCAAACGGACTTACTCGCTGACCACTCCGTGCCGGCAGCGGCCTGCCCCACCGCAGgtctcctctgcctcccttgATGAGTACACGTTGATGCGTGCCACCTTCACTGGCAGTGCCGGCCGCCTCTTCCCCTCTTGCCAAGCGGGAGCTTCCCCCAAAGTCACCTATACCCCCTACCCTGAGGACTATGGAGACATCGAGATCGGTTCCCACCGtagctctggcagcagcagcaccaacCTGGGGCCgctggtggtggggggaggaggaggaggaggagatgatgATGGCTACATGCCCATGACCCCCGGTGTAGCTGCAGCCTTAGGGCAGGGAAGCCGGGGTGGTGATGACTACATGCCGATGAGCCCCACTAGTGTGTCTGCCCCCAAGCAGATCCTGCAGCCCCGGGCTGGGGTGGGTGGTGGGTCCCCTGGAAATGGAAGCAGCTACAAGACTAGCTCCCCCGGGGAGAGCTCCCCTGATGATAGTGGCTACATGAGGATGTGGTGTGGCTCCAAGCTGTCCGTGGAGAGCTCTGATGGGAGGCTGAGCAGTGGCGACTATATCAATATGTCCCCCCGGGATCCCCAGCACGGGCCCCAAGCTCCTTCCCTCACCCCCCCGGACTTTTTTTTCGCTCCTTCAGGGCACGGGGCCAGTGAGCCCACCAAGCCTGGCTGCTATTCGTACAGCTCCTTACCCCGCTCCTATAAGAGTCAGGGCCTGGCTAAGGACAGTGACCAGTATGTGCTCATGAACTCCCCAGGGAGGATGATCCCTGAGGAAGTGGTGTGCGGAGCGGGTCAGTCCCCTGCCGGCACCTTTGCTCCCTCCAGCCATACGGTGCCTTCACCCCTGCGGCACAGCCGGACCGAGAGCTTCCTGAGCCAGCGGTGCCAGCGTGTGGTCCGGCCCTGCCGCCTCTCCTTGGAGACCTTGCGGACGCTGCTGCCCAGCATGAACGAGCACCCCCTGCCGCCTGAACCCAAGAGCCCCGGCGAATACATTAATATCGACTTTGGGGATGCCGCTGTCTACTCTCCCCCCTCGCTGCCCGCTGACAGCCCAGCCTCCTCCCTGGGCTCAGGCACGGGGCAGAGGCGCTCCCCGCTCTCCGACTACATGAACATTGACTTTGGTTCGCAGTCACCCTCCCAGTCGGGCACAGTCTCGGTGGGCTCCCTGGAAGCGCTCTCACCAGGTTCTTCCTCCAGCACAGGCCAGCCTGACAGGCGCTACCTGAAGGCGGCCGTGGGGGTGGCTTGTTTGTCCAGTCCATCCGATGGTGGGGATTACACCGAGATGACCTTTGGCATGGCCACCACCCCACCCCAGCCCATCATTCAGAAGCCAGAAAGTGCCCGGGTTaccagccccacggcgggggTGAAGAGGCTCACCCTCTCGGGGGTGGAGGCGTTCATTCTTTCCAGCCCTCCCCCCGACCCCAACCGTGGGGCCAAGGTCATTCGTGCAGATCCCCAGGGGCGTCGGAGGCACAGCTCTGAGACTTTCTCCTCCACCACCACTGTGACCCCCGTGTCCCCCTCTTTTGCACACAACCCCAAAAGGCACAACTCAGCCTCAGTGGAGAATGTGTCCCTCAGGAAAAGCGAAGGCctggaggaggagcagggcagcagcccCATGTGCCGAGAGACCTCGGCCGGCTTCCAGAACGGCCTCAACTACATTGCCATCGACGTGGTGGATGGGAGCTTGGCAAACTGTGACAAAGCCAGGTCTAAAGCCAGGCACGTCCTGAACGGGGGCATCAACGGAGTGGAGACAAGCGCCTATGCCAGCATAGACTTTCTGTCCCACAACCTGAAAGAAGCAAGTGCTGTGAAAG agtga
- the IRS2 gene encoding insulin receptor substrate 2 isoform X1, translating into MASPAVLGLLPPVSPPAGPNLNNNNNNNNQSVRKCGYLRKQKHGHKRFFVLRGPGGGEEAAGARLEYYESEKKWRNKSGAPKRVIALDSCLNINKRADAKHKYLIALYTKDEYFAVAAENEQEQEGWYRALTDLLNEGKAACQGSPHRHLSSPFSASCSAAASSLAAAGEDLNYGLITPATAAYREVWQVTLKPKGLGQSKNLTGVHRLCLSARTIGFVRLNCELPSVTLQLMNIRRCGHSDSFFFMEVGRSAATGPGELWMQADDSVVAQNIHETILEAMKALKELSEFRPRSKSQSSSSSSSGGAAGPGGSGTSATHPITVPGRRHHHLVNLPPSQTGLLRRSRTDSLAAGTKGTPCRVRTASEGDGCRVGSAAGSPMSPGPVRTPLSRSHTLSSGGGRQAGKLLPALAGSGLPSSRSMSMPASHSPPSATSPISLSSSSGLGSEPPPLHHPQRPSSGSASISGSPSDAGFMSFDEYGSSPGGDLRPFSSSSTASNRSNTPESVAETPPVRDPGGGTDLYGYMAMERPPSGRLCYRPCPDAANKGHRKRTYSLTTPCRQRPAPPQVSSASLDEYTLMRATFTGSAGRLFPSCQAGASPKVTYTPYPEDYGDIEIGSHRSSGSSSTNLGPLVVGGGGGGGDDDGYMPMTPGVAAALGQGSRGGDDYMPMSPTSVSAPKQILQPRAGVGGGSPGNGSSYKTSSPGESSPDDSGYMRMWCGSKLSVESSDGRLSSGDYINMSPRDPQHGPQAPSLTPPDFFFAPSGHGASEPTKPGCYSYSSLPRSYKSQGLAKDSDQYVLMNSPGRMIPEEVVCGAGQSPAGTFAPSSHTVPSPLRHSRTESFLSQRCQRVVRPCRLSLETLRTLLPSMNEHPLPPEPKSPGEYINIDFGDAAVYSPPSLPADSPASSLGSGTGQRRSPLSDYMNIDFGSQSPSQSGTVSVGSLEALSPGSSSSTGQPDRRYLKAAVGVACLSSPSDGGDYTEMTFGMATTPPQPIIQKPESARVTSPTAGVKRLTLSGVEAFILSSPPPDPNRGAKVIRADPQGRRRHSSETFSSTTTVTPVSPSFAHNPKRHNSASVENVSLRKSEGLEEEQGSSPMCRETSAGFQNGLNYIAIDVVDGSLANCDKARSKARHVLNGGINGVETSAYASIDFLSHNLKEASAVKGSTGRWKR; encoded by the exons atGGCGAGCCCCGccgtgctggggctgctgccccCCGTGagcccccccgccggccccaacctcaacaacaacaacaacaacaacaaccagAGCGTGCGGAAGTGCGGCTACCTGCGCAAGCAGAAGCACGGCCACAAGCGCTTCTTCGTGCTgcgcggcccgggcggcggggaggaggcggcgggcgcccggctgGAGTACTACGAGAGCGAGAAGAAATGGAGGAACAAGTCCGGGGCGCCCAAGCGGGTCATCGCCCTCGACTCCTGCCTCAACATCAACAAGCGGGCGGACGCCAAGCACAAGTACCTGATCGCCCTCTACACCAAGGACGAGTACTTCGCCGTGGCGGCCGAGAAcgagcaggagcaggagggctggTACCGGGCTCTCACCGACCTGCTCAACGAGGGCAAGGCGGCCTGCCAGGGCTCCCCGCACCGCCACCTCTCCTCGCCCTTCTCCGCCTCCtgcagcgccgccgcctcctccctgGCCGCCGCCGGCGAGGACCTCAACTACGGGCTGATCACCCCGGCCACCGCCGCCTACCGGGAGGTCTGGCAGGTGACGCTGAAGCCCAAGGGCTTGGGGCAGAGCAAAAACCTCACCGGCGTCCACCGCCTGTGCCTCTCAGCCCGCACCATCGGCTTCGTGCGCCTCAACTGTGAGCTGCCCTCGGTCACGCTGCAGCTGATGAACATCCGCCGCTGCGGCCACTCTGACAGCTTCTTCTTCATGGAGGTGGGGCGCTCGGCGGCCACGGGGCCCGGCGAGCTCTGGATGCAGGCGGACGACTCGGTGGTTGCCCAGAACATCCATGAGACCATCCTGGAGGCCATGAAGGCGCTGAAGGAGCTGTCCGAGTTCCGGCCCCGCAGCAAGAGCCAGTCCtcgtcgtcctcctcctccgggggggccgccgggcccggcggcagcggcaccTCCGCCACCCACCCCATCACCGTGCCAggccgccgccaccaccacctGGTTAATCTGCCGCCCAGCCAGACCGGCTTGCTCCGCCGCTCCCGCACTGACAGCCTGGCGGCCGGCACCAAGGGCACGCCGTGCCGGGTGCGCACGGCCAGCGAGGGTGACGGCTGCCGGGTGGGCTCGGCAGCCGGCAGCCCCATGAGCCCCGGCCCCGTGCGCACCCCCCTCAGCCGCTCGCATACGCTTAGCAGCGGTGGCGGCAGGCAGGCGGGGAAGCTGCTGCCGGCGCTGGCCGGGAGCGGCCTGCCAAGCAGCCGCTCCATGTCCATGCCCGCCTCCCACTCACCCCCCTCCGCCACCAGCCccatcagcctctcctccaGCAGCGGCCTCGGCTCCGAGCCGCCCCCCCTGCACCACCCGCAGCGCCCATCCAGCGGCAGCGCCTCCATCTCCGGCTCCCCCAGCGATGCAGGCTTCATGTCCTTCGACGAGTACGGCTCCAGCCCCGGCGGCGACCTGCgacccttctcctcctcctccaccgccaGCAACCGCAGCAACACCCCCGAGTCGGTCGCTGAGACCCCCCCGGTGCGGGACCCTGGGGGTGGCACCGACCTCTACGGCTACATGGCAATGGAGCGGCCCCCGAGTGGCCGGCTCTGCTACCGGCCCTGCCCCGACGCCGCCAACAAGGGCCATCGCAAACGGACTTACTCGCTGACCACTCCGTGCCGGCAGCGGCCTGCCCCACCGCAGgtctcctctgcctcccttgATGAGTACACGTTGATGCGTGCCACCTTCACTGGCAGTGCCGGCCGCCTCTTCCCCTCTTGCCAAGCGGGAGCTTCCCCCAAAGTCACCTATACCCCCTACCCTGAGGACTATGGAGACATCGAGATCGGTTCCCACCGtagctctggcagcagcagcaccaacCTGGGGCCgctggtggtggggggaggaggaggaggaggagatgatgATGGCTACATGCCCATGACCCCCGGTGTAGCTGCAGCCTTAGGGCAGGGAAGCCGGGGTGGTGATGACTACATGCCGATGAGCCCCACTAGTGTGTCTGCCCCCAAGCAGATCCTGCAGCCCCGGGCTGGGGTGGGTGGTGGGTCCCCTGGAAATGGAAGCAGCTACAAGACTAGCTCCCCCGGGGAGAGCTCCCCTGATGATAGTGGCTACATGAGGATGTGGTGTGGCTCCAAGCTGTCCGTGGAGAGCTCTGATGGGAGGCTGAGCAGTGGCGACTATATCAATATGTCCCCCCGGGATCCCCAGCACGGGCCCCAAGCTCCTTCCCTCACCCCCCCGGACTTTTTTTTCGCTCCTTCAGGGCACGGGGCCAGTGAGCCCACCAAGCCTGGCTGCTATTCGTACAGCTCCTTACCCCGCTCCTATAAGAGTCAGGGCCTGGCTAAGGACAGTGACCAGTATGTGCTCATGAACTCCCCAGGGAGGATGATCCCTGAGGAAGTGGTGTGCGGAGCGGGTCAGTCCCCTGCCGGCACCTTTGCTCCCTCCAGCCATACGGTGCCTTCACCCCTGCGGCACAGCCGGACCGAGAGCTTCCTGAGCCAGCGGTGCCAGCGTGTGGTCCGGCCCTGCCGCCTCTCCTTGGAGACCTTGCGGACGCTGCTGCCCAGCATGAACGAGCACCCCCTGCCGCCTGAACCCAAGAGCCCCGGCGAATACATTAATATCGACTTTGGGGATGCCGCTGTCTACTCTCCCCCCTCGCTGCCCGCTGACAGCCCAGCCTCCTCCCTGGGCTCAGGCACGGGGCAGAGGCGCTCCCCGCTCTCCGACTACATGAACATTGACTTTGGTTCGCAGTCACCCTCCCAGTCGGGCACAGTCTCGGTGGGCTCCCTGGAAGCGCTCTCACCAGGTTCTTCCTCCAGCACAGGCCAGCCTGACAGGCGCTACCTGAAGGCGGCCGTGGGGGTGGCTTGTTTGTCCAGTCCATCCGATGGTGGGGATTACACCGAGATGACCTTTGGCATGGCCACCACCCCACCCCAGCCCATCATTCAGAAGCCAGAAAGTGCCCGGGTTaccagccccacggcgggggTGAAGAGGCTCACCCTCTCGGGGGTGGAGGCGTTCATTCTTTCCAGCCCTCCCCCCGACCCCAACCGTGGGGCCAAGGTCATTCGTGCAGATCCCCAGGGGCGTCGGAGGCACAGCTCTGAGACTTTCTCCTCCACCACCACTGTGACCCCCGTGTCCCCCTCTTTTGCACACAACCCCAAAAGGCACAACTCAGCCTCAGTGGAGAATGTGTCCCTCAGGAAAAGCGAAGGCctggaggaggagcagggcagcagcccCATGTGCCGAGAGACCTCGGCCGGCTTCCAGAACGGCCTCAACTACATTGCCATCGACGTGGTGGATGGGAGCTTGGCAAACTGTGACAAAGCCAGGTCTAAAGCCAGGCACGTCCTGAACGGGGGCATCAACGGAGTGGAGACAAGCGCCTATGCCAGCATAGACTTTCTGTCCCACAACCTGAAAGAAGCAAGTGCTGTGAAAG GAAGTACAGGAAGATGGAAAAGATGA